A stretch of Kryptolebias marmoratus isolate JLee-2015 linkage group LG24, ASM164957v2, whole genome shotgun sequence DNA encodes these proteins:
- the acbd6 gene encoding acyl-CoA-binding domain-containing protein 6 isoform X1, with the protein MASGSPSSSPDTATGSGTDPARPDTGEPLGGAGSDSDSDLGLSKFDCSAMDMGDQLEGDELEREFESAADRVRDLIQTASRDQLLYLYARYKQVKVGKCNTSKPGFFDFEGQRKWQAWKQLGDMDAEQAMREYISCVNVLDPEGSTKERRGAERRTGFGGAAVSSLYQEEMIREEDKNIFDYCRENNIENVRKAISSQKVDVNTKDEELCVLNSRGQRRSFTSAGSLTCFCSSKRQSERCPYSAGLQPNHHLSLKSKCALDFQHMKLLINLSFPVFSLLLYKPLSPLNHLYPDVTNFFYIINISLPFLTESRGKNEGAKTIQYYFYT; encoded by the exons ATGGCCTCTGGTTCGCCGTCGTCCTCTCCGGACACTGCGACGGGCTCCGGTACGGATCCAGCCCGGCCCGACACAGGCGAGCCTCTCGGTGGAGCTGGCTCGGATTCGGACTCGGACTTGGGGTTGAGTAAATTTGACTGTAGCGCCATGGATATGGGGGATCAATTGGAGGGAGATGAGCTGGAGAGGGAGTTTGAGTCTGCAGCCGACCGTGTTAGAGATTTGATTCAGACGGCCAGCAGGGACCAGCTGCTGTACCTGTATGCCCGCTATAAACAG GTCAAAGTGGGAAAATGCAATACATCAAAGCCTGGCTTTTTTGATTTTGAAGGCCAGAGAAAATG GCAAGCCTGGAAGCAGCTTGGGGACATGGACGCGGAGCAGGCAATGCGAGAGTACATTTCCTGTGTGAACGTATTAGACCCTGAAGGCAGCACAAAG GAAAGACgaggagcagaaagaagaacAGGTTTTGGAGGAGCAGCAGTCAGCTCTCTTTACCAGGAGGAAATGATACG GGAAGAAGATAAGAACATCTTTGACTACTGCAGAGAAAATAACATTGAAAACGTCAGGAAAGCCATCAGCTCCCAGAAGGTGGATGTCAATACTAAAGATGAAGAG CTTTGCGTGCTGAACAGCAGAGGGCAGCGGAGAAGTTTCACATCAGCAGGAAGCCTGACCTGCTTCTGCAGTTCAAAGAGACAGTCAGAAAGATGCCCTTATTCTGCAGGACTGCAACCAAATCATCATCTGTCTTTAAAGTCAAAGTGTGCGTTAGATTTTCAGCACATGAAATTGCTGATAAACTTATCCTTTCCTGTCTTTAGCCTTTTATTATACAAGCCACTGTCTCCTCTAAATCATCTATATCCAGATGTTACTAATTTCTTTTACATCATTAACATTAGTCTACCTTTTTTAACAGAAAGCAGGGGAAAAAACGAGGGAGCCAAAACTatacaatattatttttatacataG